The window AACCTGCGCGACGCCGACGGCGGGGAGATGAACTACGCTGGGGTGACGCAGGTGCTGGACGGCCAGCGGGCGGTGAAGCGGTTGGCGATAGAAGAGGGGGGTCTGGTGCTGTTCCGCGGGCGCAACGCCATGCACCGGGTGACGCCCACTGAGGGCAAAATCACCCGCATGCTGGTGGTGCTGGCTTACAACGCCCAGCCGGACGTGATGCTGTCGGAAAGCGCCAGAATGACCTTCTACGGCCGGCTATAGCGGATAAAAAAACCGCCCCGGTTGGGGCGGTTCGACGAATTAGCGCGTCGATTGCTCTTCGTGCGCCTGCTGTTCCAGCTTCACCTCCTGCGCGCGCTTGCGCAGGCCGAACCAGCCCAGCGTCAGCAGCACCGCCAGCACCGGGATGGTGGCGATGGTCCAGGTGCCGTTCGGGTAGTCGAACGCCATCATGACCACCACCGCCAGCAGGAACGCCAGCGTCAGCCAGGAAGTGAAGGGCGCGCCGGGCATTTTGAAGGAAACCGGCTGGGCGCGGCCTTCGCGCACCGCTTTGCGCAGGCGCATCTGGCAGACGATGATAAACGCCCATGAGGCGATGATGCCCAGCGAGGCGATGTTCAGCACGATCTCGAACACCCGCGAAGGCACCAGGTAGTTCAGCACCACGCCGATCACGTAGATGCCGCAGGTGACCAGGATACCGGCGTAGGGCACCTGCTGGCTGCTCATTTTGGCCATGAACTTCGGCGCCGAGCCGCCCATCGCCAGCGAACGCAGGATGCGGCCGGTGGAGTACAGGCCGGAGTTGAGGCTGGACAGCGCGGCGGTCAACACCACGATGTTCATGATGGTGCCGATGTAAGGCACGCCCAGCTTGCTGAAGAAGGTAACGAACGGGCTCTGGCCCGCCTGGTAGGCATTCCACGGCAGCAACAGCACCAGCAGCACCACCGAACCGACGTAGAACAGGCCGATGCGCCAGATGACGCTGTTGATGGCCTTCGGCATCATTTTGGCCGGATCCTTGCACTCGCCGGCGGCGGTGCCGATCAGCTCAATGCCGGCGAAGGCGAAAATCACCCCTTGCACCAGCACCAGCGCGGGCAGCAGGCCGTGCGGGAACATGCCGCCGTTTTCGGTAATCAGGTGCAGGCCGGTGGTATGGCCCGCCACCGGAGTGCCGGTGCCGAGGAACACCACGCCCACCACCAGGAACAGCGCGATGGCGACCACCTTGATCAGCGCGAACCAGAACT is drawn from Serratia entomophila and contains these coding sequences:
- the ansP gene encoding L-asparagine permease — encoded protein: MHSHKKSAHDKHAARRRWLDSHDSGYHKSMGNRQIQMIAIGGSIGTGLFLGTGGRLELAGPALALVYLVCGIFSFFILRALGELVLHRPSSGSFVSYAREFLGEKASYVAGWMYFLNWAMTGIVDITAVALYMHYWGTFADVPQWLFALCALGVVATMNMIGVKWFAEMEFWFALIKVVAIALFLVVGVVFLGTGTPVAGHTTGLHLITENGGMFPHGLLPALVLVQGVIFAFAGIELIGTAAGECKDPAKMMPKAINSVIWRIGLFYVGSVVLLVLLLPWNAYQAGQSPFVTFFSKLGVPYIGTIMNIVVLTAALSSLNSGLYSTGRILRSLAMGGSAPKFMAKMSSQQVPYAGILVTCGIYVIGVVLNYLVPSRVFEIVLNIASLGIIASWAFIIVCQMRLRKAVREGRAQPVSFKMPGAPFTSWLTLAFLLAVVVMMAFDYPNGTWTIATIPVLAVLLTLGWFGLRKRAQEVKLEQQAHEEQSTR